CGTTCCCGCCGAACCTTTTGGCTTTGCGATGAATCGTTACCTGCTCAACATCCTGCTCGTGCTGGCGGTGGTCGCCGCCGCCGGCAGCGGTCTTTATCTCGGCCTGGGCATGCGCGAGAAATTCCAGACGCCGACGCCGGTCTATGAGTCTTACACGCCCAATCCACTGATGGCGGAAGGCGAGGAATTCCCCGACGTGCCGGTCATGCGCGCCGACAGCAGCGTGCGTCCAACCTCGGACCTGTTGGCCGGGGGCGGTGTGGTGATCTTCATGGAGTTGGGTTGCCCGCCGTGCAGCGTCATGGCCCTGCAATGGAACGAGGCCTTGCGGGGCTGGAGCGATCCGCCGCCGGTCTTCGGCATCGCGGCCGCGTCGCTGGAACGCATCGCCGCCTACCGCGACAAACTGGGGCTCGCCTTCCCGGTGTACAGCGACACCGGCGACGTCTACGCCACCGCTTACCAGGTGGTCGATTATCCGATGCGGTTGGTCATCGACGCCGATCGGATCATCCGCGCGCGCTCCTATGACGCGCGCGCGCCGATCGACACCGCGCAGGTGTCCGCGCTGGTCCGCGGCGACACCACCATTGCCGTCACGGAATATTGAAATCGAGCATCGTCCACAGCCAGTGCCCGGCGTCGTCGGCGGTCACGGTTGATTTGAGTTCCTTGAGCGTCTCTGACGGCAGCACCAGCGAGTAGCCGCATTGGACGTTGAGCGCGTGGCGCAGGGGGATCGACACCATCGCGTCGGCCTCAAAGCCGAGTTTCGCGCTCTCAAATTCACCGCGTCGGGCCAACCAGAAGTAGTGCAGATCGATCTGCGCGCTCGCGGACCGCGGCGCATCCATGGTCAACTTCAGCGCCAGATCCTGCAGACCCAGCCCGCGCGTGTCGCCCGGAATGCTGATGAAATAGTCGGCCCAGCCGTAGAAGCGGTGGAAGGTGCCATAGAGCGGGTTAAACGCCGCGAAGCGGTCATCGTGCCGCTGGTCGTCGCCGGAGATATGGTCGTACCAGCCGGTCACGCGGACCGCGCCCAGGTCGCGTCCGACGCTCGCGCCGAACATGAATGCGTCGATGTCGTGGCGGGATCCGGTCGGGACATCCACCGAGGGTCCGATCTCATACTTGCCGGTCTGGTAGTATCCTTCACCACGCCAGTCGAGCCCGAGCAGACGTTGCTTGACATAGAGACCGCCGGTCCAGCGGTTCGGCGGCAGGCCGTTGACGCGGTATCGATCCGCGTCGGGCAACGCGGCTCGGTCGTAGGAATCGAATATGATCAGGATGTTGCCGCCGCCATCCTGCCATGTCTGCTCCACACGGCCAAACAGCAGGTCCTGGTAGTTTTGATCACCAGGGTACGCGCTCCAGACTGTCGGCTCGCCCTTTTCGTGGTGCGCCCAGGCCAGATGCGCCGAGCGGGCCCCTTTGCGCCACATCAGACGGATCGCATTGTGCGCGCGGCCTGGTTGATTCCAGTTGCCGTTGCCCAGCAGACGGTCCTCATCATACTGGATCTCCTGACGACCGATGCGCAGCGTCCACTGCGCGTTCGGCAGCCAATCGAGATAGCCCTGATGCAGGTCGAACTTGTCGGCGGTGGCGTCGGCGGAGGTGCTGGTCTCATCTCCCCAGGTGCGCACATCCTGCAGTTGGAGGAAGGCCTTGATCTTCGGATCGCCATTGTAAAGCACTCCCACCCGCGCGCGTTGCGAGAAGAAGATGACGCCGCCGGCCTGTTCGGACAGCAACGTACGGTAGCCATGACGGAATTCCATCCGCGGGCGCAGTTGGGCGGAGAGTTTCCAATCGCTCGATTGCGCCGCCGCCGTCGCGGGAAGCATCGCACGACTCAGGATCATGGCTGTCAGGGTGAAAGGCACAAGGTGTCGCATCGCATCCTCCCGGGGTTGAGCCCGTAATACTGCGCGTCGCGACAAGAAAGGCACAAGCCAGTTTGCGTCCGCGGTGTCAAAAGTCGACAGGGTACATCCGGATTCACCGACCGGTCGCCATCCCCGACCGCGCACGGCAATGTGTTGCCGGCCAACGACATCCGTGACAGGCGCCGCCGCCGGGCTGGCCGGCGACTGACGAATCCAATTTTGACAAAAATTGTATATATTGCCCCTGCAGGGTTCAGGCAGACTGTGTCGTTGTAGACTGACTTCTAACTGTCTCATGAAGTAAGGAGAAACTATGCCTGGAGCATTTGGCGCCGCCACGTATGGCACGCAGACATTGCGCATCGGCGATGTCGCCCCCGATTTCGAAGCCGAGACCACCGAAGGACGGATCCGGTTCCATGAGTGGATCGGCAATTCCTGGGCGGTCCTGTTTTCGCATCCGAAGGACTTCACGCCGGTTTGCACCACGGAGTTGGGCTACATGGCCAAGCTCAAACCGGAGTTCGACAAACGCAACACCAAGATCATCGGACTGAGTGTCGACCGCGTCGACGACCACGCCAAGTGGGCGCGCGACATCGCCGAGACGCAGGGCCATGCCCCGAACTACCCGATGATCGGCGACAGCGACCTGACCGTCTCCAAGCTGTACGGCATGTTGCCGGCAGATCTGGAGGGGTCGTGCGTGGGACGCACCGCCGCCGACAACCAGACGGTCCGCAACGTGTTCGTCATCGGCCCGGATAAGAAGATCAAGCTGCTGATTGCCTATCCGATGACCACCGGACGCAATTTCGACGAAGTGTTGCGTGTGCTCGACTCGCTGCAATTGACCGCCAAGCACAAGGTCTCCACGCCGGTCAACTGGCAGCCGGGCGACGATGTGATCATCGCCGGGTCGGTCTCTGACGACGAGGCGCGCACGATCTACCCGCAGGGGTGGAAAGCGCCGCGGCCCTACCTACGCATCGTGCCGCAGCCGCAGCAGTAGCGCGTACGCCGCAACAACGCACACCCATCCGTGATTCCTCACTCCGCCGCTCCCTGGCGGAGTGAGGAATCTTGTTTTCGCCGGCCGGTGATCCGGCAGAGCCACGATTCGCGCGAGTGGGTGTATTTCGGATTGAGCCAGAGTAACGCGCGTTCGACCAGGGTCGGGCCGGTGTGCCGAACAATCGTCAATGGGACACCGTAACGCTGGGTCAACCGCGCGTCGCCTTGGGAGGAACGGCCGAAATAGATCACATAGCTCCACTGCTCGGACGCCGTCAACAGACTGTCGACTTGGTCGATGTTCACCGCCTGGACAACGGCGGGCATCTCCCGCACGCCCCCGCCGTCGAGATAGAAAAGCGGTAGGTCGGTCCGACGGCCCCGCTCGCTGACATCCACGATGACACCCGTGGCATCGCCTTGCTCGTAGGCGCCGATCAGCGGCTCGATCTTACCGCGCTGGCCGTAGTGCGTCAGCGCCCCGACCAGCAGCACCGTGTTCACCGCCCAGAACCATCGCCAGCCGTGGTTGATCCAACGGGCCCAGGCCGGGCTGTGCTCACGCTCCCAGTGCCAGAGCGCGATTACAAACATCAGCGCCAGCTCGGGGAAGATCGGCAGCAGGAATCGCTCCTGCTTGCCGGGCACCAGGGAGTGCACGACAAAGAACGGGAGCGTTGCCCAGGCCAGAATCCCCAGCCGCCGCCAGTAGCGGACGCCAGCATAAAGACACAGCAGCGAGAACGGCGGAATGAAGATCCCCAGCACCAACAGCAGGTAGCGGTACCAGGGACCGACGACATAGTCATAGGCGTGGATGGCGTTGTGTTCGATGTAGCGCCACAGCGAGCCGAGAAAGACCCCATGGGTCTGCCAGTCCCACCAACCCTCCGCAAGCAACGGGACGATCGCCGCGCCCGTGAGGATGAAAAGCCCTCGCCATTGCCGACGCACGATCAAGTAGACCCCGACGCCGGCGGCGGCGCTGGCCACCTGCCAGCGAATCAGAAACGCCAGACCGAACGCCAGACCGGCCCAGAGCCAGTGTCGCGGGGCGAAACGGGCCTCCTGCACCGCGGCGACGGTCTCATCCAATCCCCAGAGCAGGAATGGAATCGCGACCGCCTCGATGAGGTTGCGCACCGCGACATAGGGCATGACCGCGTGCGCGGCCACCATCAACCCCGCGGTGAACGCCACCCTCTTGTCGGCCAGCCGCAGTCCCAGCCGATAGGTGAGCGCGATGGTCCACAGCGAGAACAACGCATGCAGCAGTCGATTGACCAGCATGACGCTGTCGGGGTGAGTGATGCCGACCAGATGGCAGCCGGCGATCTGCAGATAGTTGAGCCCGGGATAGAGCAGCGAACGGTAGAACTGTCGGTCGCCTGAGAGGTAATCGTTCTCGCCGCGCAGCCATGCGGCCGCCAGTTCGATCACCTGATTATGATCGTCGGTGGCCATGTAGCCGCGCGCCAGGACGGCGGCCACCAGACGCAGGAGCAACCCGATGGCCAAAAGCAGCCGGAGCGGATGCTCCTCGATCTCCCGTCGCAGGCGGGATCGCATCGCCGGAGGACCTGTCACACCGCGGCCGGGGTCGGCGGCCGGACCATTTCCACGTGCGGGATACCGTCTTCGTCGAACGGATCGCCGACCGGCTCGAAGCCGAACTCGCTATAGAAACGGACCAAATAGACCTGCGCCGAAATCCGGATCGGTTCACCGGGAAAGAGATTGACCGTCTGCCGGATGGCCTCGCGCATCAGTTCCCGCCCCATGCCGGTGCCGCGCACCTTGGGATGGGTGACCACACGGCCGATGGCCGGCTCGGTGTAGCGCACGCCGGGCGGCACAATGCGGCTGTAGGCGGTCAGGGTGGCATGCTCATCCCGGCCCAACAGATGCCAGCTGCTGGGGTCGATGCCATCCACATCCAAGTAAGGGCAGTTCTGTTCGACGATGAAGACCCGCTGGCGCAACTCCAGCAGGTCATAGAGATCATCGAGGCGCAATTCCGGATAGGGCACAAGGTGCCAGCGCAATTGGGCAGGTGTGGTCATACGCTTAGTCTAAGCGGTGGGGACATGTCGCGCCACATTCTATATATGTGGTGGCCGTCGCTGTCAAAACCGCGGCGCGGCGCGGTTTGTGCCACGCAACTCCATGACATCGTTGCCATTAAACCTGACACGCGCGGGGCAATTCCGCTTGACAGGCCTTCGGCGAATTGGGTAATCTCAACGACTCAATGCCGAGCGCCGGTGCGTTGCGTCGGGCGGCGGTATTGGGACCTTCAACGGTGGATGGGGTCATGGTTTCGCAGTTTGCGGCGGTCGCCATTTTCCTCGCGGTCGGTGTGGGGTTCGTCCTCATCACCTTCCTGTTGTCCCGGTTGATCCGTCCCTCGGCCCCCAACCCGGTCAAGCTGTCCACCTACGAGTGCGGCGAATCCACCATCGGCCCGTCGTGGATTCAGTTCAACGTCCGCTTCTACATCTTCTGCCTGATCTTCGTCATCTTCGACGTGGAAGTGGTCTTTCTGTTCCCGTGGGCGCTGGTCTTCCAGCCATTGGGGATGGTTGGCTTCATGGAGATGGTGGTCTTTATCGCGATTTTGATGTTCGGGCTCTTTTACGCTTGGCGCAAGGGACTGCTGCGCTGGTACTAAGCGGCCGTATCACCCATGCTGGAACTGGATAAACTTATCAAGGTCATCGGTGATCTGATCGCCACAGCGGTGACCGCTATGGGGTTGGGTCCGGCGTGGGTGACCACCGTGCAGCTGGTCATCGCCGCCTTGGCGGTGGTGCTTTTCGTCTCGCTGGTCGTGCTCTTCCTCGTTTGGTGGGAACGGAAAGTGTCGGCGCACATCCAGATGCGTCTGGGGCCGATGCGGGTGGGTCCGCATGGGTTGTTGCAGACGGTCGCCGACGCGATAAAATTACTGCAGAAGGAAGACATCACCCCGGCCAACGTCGACCGCGGCATCTACTTTTGGGCGCCGGTGGTCACCTTCGTCACCGCCCTGGCCGTTTATGTCGCCATCCCTTTCGGCAAGGGGCTGTTGATTTCCGACCTGAACATCGGCATCCTCTACATCCTCTCGATCACCACCTTCACCGTCATCGGCCTGCTGATGGCCGGCTGGTCGTCCAACAACAAGTACTCGCTTTTGGGCGGGTTCCGTTCGGCGGCGCAGGTGGTCTCCTACGAGGTGCCGATGGCGCTGGCGGTCTTGGGCGTGATCCTGTTTACCCAGACGCTGTCGATGGGCGAGATCGTTTCGCAGCAGTCGAAGTTCTATGAGTGGTACATCTGGCGACAGCCGATCGGCTTTCTGATCTACCTCGTGGCCGCCACCGCCGAGTGCAACCGGACCCCGTTCGATCTGCCCGAGGCCGACTCGGAGCTGGTCGCCGGCTTCGTCACCGAGTATTCGGGAATGAAGTTCGCGATGTTCTTCCTCGCCGAGTTCCTCAACATGTTCACGGTGGCCGCGATCGCGACGACGCTGTTCTTCGGCGGCTGGAACGGTCCCTTCCTGCCGTCGTGGATGTGGTTTATGATCAAGACCCTGATCGGCGTGTTCGTGCTGATGTGGTTCCGCTGGACTTATCCCCGGCTCCGCGTCGATCAGCTGATGGGCTTTGCCTGGAAGTTCCTGCTGCCGCTGGCGTTTCTGAACCTGTTGGTCACGGGATTCATCATCCTGCTGGTGAAATAGCCGATGGACGCCGTCACGCTCACATTCTTCTGCCTGGCCTTCATGACCATCGTGTCGTCGTTGATGGTGGTCAGCTCGAAGAACATCTTCCATTCGGCGATCTATCTGATTCTGGCGTTCTTCGGCGTGGCCGGTCTCTTTGTCCTCCTCGAGGCGCCCTTTCTCGCCGCCGCGCAGGTGCTCATCTATGTGGGCGCCATCGCCATCCTGCTCATCTTCGGCGTGATGCTGACCGCGCGCATCGCCGATGCCCGGCTGCGGCACGTCAACGAACAGGTCCCGACCGGGCTGGCGATCTCGCTGGGGCTTTTGGTCATCATGCTCTACTCGTTGTGGAACACGCCGATTCCGGTGAGTTCCGGCGCCCCGACCG
The nucleotide sequence above comes from bacterium. Encoded proteins:
- the ndhC gene encoding NADH-quinone oxidoreductase subunit A; its protein translation is MVSQFAAVAIFLAVGVGFVLITFLLSRLIRPSAPNPVKLSTYECGESTIGPSWIQFNVRFYIFCLIFVIFDVEVVFLFPWALVFQPLGMVGFMEMVVFIAILMFGLFYAWRKGLLRWY
- a CDS encoding alginate export family protein is translated as MLPATAAAQSSDWKLSAQLRPRMEFRHGYRTLLSEQAGGVIFFSQRARVGVLYNGDPKIKAFLQLQDVRTWGDETSTSADATADKFDLHQGYLDWLPNAQWTLRIGRQEIQYDEDRLLGNGNWNQPGRAHNAIRLMWRKGARSAHLAWAHHEKGEPTVWSAYPGDQNYQDLLFGRVEQTWQDGGGNILIIFDSYDRAALPDADRYRVNGLPPNRWTGGLYVKQRLLGLDWRGEGYYQTGKYEIGPSVDVPTGSRHDIDAFMFGASVGRDLGAVRVTGWYDHISGDDQRHDDRFAAFNPLYGTFHRFYGWADYFISIPGDTRGLGLQDLALKLTMDAPRSASAQIDLHYFWLARRGEFESAKLGFEADAMVSIPLRHALNVQCGYSLVLPSETLKELKSTVTADDAGHWLWTMLDFNIP
- a CDS encoding peroxiredoxin, which gives rise to MPGAFGAATYGTQTLRIGDVAPDFEAETTEGRIRFHEWIGNSWAVLFSHPKDFTPVCTTELGYMAKLKPEFDKRNTKIIGLSVDRVDDHAKWARDIAETQGHAPNYPMIGDSDLTVSKLYGMLPADLEGSCVGRTAADNQTVRNVFVIGPDKKIKLLIAYPMTTGRNFDEVLRVLDSLQLTAKHKVSTPVNWQPGDDVIIAGSVSDDEARTIYPQGWKAPRPYLRIVPQPQQ
- a CDS encoding redoxin domain-containing protein; translation: VPAEPFGFAMNRYLLNILLVLAVVAAAGSGLYLGLGMREKFQTPTPVYESYTPNPLMAEGEEFPDVPVMRADSSVRPTSDLLAGGGVVIFMELGCPPCSVMALQWNEALRGWSDPPPVFGIAAASLERIAAYRDKLGLAFPVYSDTGDVYATAYQVVDYPMRLVIDADRIIRARSYDARAPIDTAQVSALVRGDTTIAVTEY
- the nuoH gene encoding NADH-quinone oxidoreductase subunit NuoH, with product MLELDKLIKVIGDLIATAVTAMGLGPAWVTTVQLVIAALAVVLFVSLVVLFLVWWERKVSAHIQMRLGPMRVGPHGLLQTVADAIKLLQKEDITPANVDRGIYFWAPVVTFVTALAVYVAIPFGKGLLISDLNIGILYILSITTFTVIGLLMAGWSSNNKYSLLGGFRSAAQVVSYEVPMALAVLGVILFTQTLSMGEIVSQQSKFYEWYIWRQPIGFLIYLVAATAECNRTPFDLPEADSELVAGFVTEYSGMKFAMFFLAEFLNMFTVAAIATTLFFGGWNGPFLPSWMWFMIKTLIGVFVLMWFRWTYPRLRVDQLMGFAWKFLLPLAFLNLLVTGFIILLVK
- a CDS encoding GNAT family N-acetyltransferase → MTTPAQLRWHLVPYPELRLDDLYDLLELRQRVFIVEQNCPYLDVDGIDPSSWHLLGRDEHATLTAYSRIVPPGVRYTEPAIGRVVTHPKVRGTGMGRELMREAIRQTVNLFPGEPIRISAQVYLVRFYSEFGFEPVGDPFDEDGIPHVEMVRPPTPAAV
- a CDS encoding NADH-quinone oxidoreductase subunit J — encoded protein: MDAVTLTFFCLAFMTIVSSLMVVSSKNIFHSAIYLILAFFGVAGLFVLLEAPFLAAAQVLIYVGAIAILLIFGVMLTARIADARLRHVNEQVPTGLAISLGLLVIMLYSLWNTPIPVSSGAPTGVAGHTLGRLFLTTFVLPFEIVSVLLLAALIAALVIAKKDGPYQPSDESAPAEKPDLEKVAR
- a CDS encoding glycosyltransferase family 39 protein; this translates as MRSRLRREIEEHPLRLLLAIGLLLRLVAAVLARGYMATDDHNQVIELAAAWLRGENDYLSGDRQFYRSLLYPGLNYLQIAGCHLVGITHPDSVMLVNRLLHALFSLWTIALTYRLGLRLADKRVAFTAGLMVAAHAVMPYVAVRNLIEAVAIPFLLWGLDETVAAVQEARFAPRHWLWAGLAFGLAFLIRWQVASAAAGVGVYLIVRRQWRGLFILTGAAIVPLLAEGWWDWQTHGVFLGSLWRYIEHNAIHAYDYVVGPWYRYLLLVLGIFIPPFSLLCLYAGVRYWRRLGILAWATLPFFVVHSLVPGKQERFLLPIFPELALMFVIALWHWEREHSPAWARWINHGWRWFWAVNTVLLVGALTHYGQRGKIEPLIGAYEQGDATGVIVDVSERGRRTDLPLFYLDGGGVREMPAVVQAVNIDQVDSLLTASEQWSYVIYFGRSSQGDARLTQRYGVPLTIVRHTGPTLVERALLWLNPKYTHSRESWLCRITGRRKQDSSLRQGAAE